DNA from Candidatus Poribacteria bacterium:
AACTTGCTGCTTACTATAGCAAAGCGCATCACGCCAGTAATGTGCCTGTTGATTATACATGGGCGCGGTATGTCGTGAAGCGGAAGGGGAACGTCGCGGGTTATGTGCATTACACGCGTGAGAAGACGTTATATGTTGAGCCTGCTGTGCCGTCTCGAAAAGAATAAAAGGTTTGCTTTCTGTTGGAGTTATGTTATGATTGCGTATAAAGGCTATATTGGTGCTGTTGATTTTGATCCAGAAATTGATCTTTTCCATGGAACGGTAGTTAACACCAATGAAGTAATCACGTTTTATGGAGCATCTGTCGCTGAACTCCGCGAAGAGATGGAAAAATCCGTTGTGGGTTACCTTGAATTCTGCAGGGAGCTGGGGATAACCCCAGAAAAACCTTTCTTAAAGGAAATTTTAAATGACTGATTTGAGAAACACTATTGCCCACATCCTTGAACACAAGCAACACTTAGCAGAAGCCAATGAAGCGACCACTCAGCAATATGTCGTTTTACCGATTCTTCGGGCTTTGGGATGGGATGATGCCAATTTAGTGTCTATGGAAGTTCTGCCAGTGCTTGAGTTTGCCTATAACAAGCATCTCGGAAATTGATGCTAATTGGACCTACCACATATACTTTCTATGCCAACCCCTGAAATTTGTAGACACTATTTTCAATTGTGTTATATTAACATGAGTTTCGTTAAGACATTCTATTTGAGTAAGATCCCTCTATATTTCGGTGAAACTGAACGGTCATACGATACAGATGTCGCCCCTACGGGGCTTGGGAGGTTGGGTTAACCGGTTCTATACAGATACCGCCCCTACGGGGCTGCGGCTCTTGGAAATCAATGAGATGTTTTTTCTACGAGTTACGCTCGCGTGGAAACTCGTAAAAAATATCAAAAGGTTTGAACATTGTGCATCAAACAAACTTATGGTAAAGGGACCGTATTATTTGGCGATTGCAAGAAGGCGAGGATACAATCCTCGCCAGCGGCGATGAGCGTTTATTATTAGAAGGCGAGGATACTCGGGGAAATACCCAAGCAAAACTCCCTCGCCAGCAGCGAGAGGGTTGCCTTATTATCACACTTATTTGGCGATTACAAGAAGGCGAGGATACAATCCTCGCCAGCGGCGATGAGCGTTTATTATTGGAAGGCGAGGATACTCGGGGAAATACCCAAGCAAAACTCCCTCGCCAGCGGTAGTGAGCGTTTGTTTCCTGAAAACCTGTCTACATGTTTCGATCTTTACTATAAATTGTCTAAACTTTAGTATAGGAGGAATTCGTTATGAAACTGGTTAAGGTGTTCGTACTAATTGCTCTGTTTTGTGCTGTCAGTCTTTTTTCAGCAGGAATTGCTACGGCGTTAGACGAATGGGTACATATTGATTTGGAAGCCGTTGTCAACACGAAATTGGTTGACCACCAATGGTGGACGCTGAACCCTGGTGATAGTACGCTCTCACGTTTACCGATTGATGAGGTTGGCGAGTTTGAGGGGCCGGACGGAAAGGTCGAGTTTCAAATTATAGACGGTGCCATCGTCCTCTTCGGGACCAATGCCGCGAAATGGCCCAAGGCAGTCAACGATATCGTCATTGGTGGTAAGGCAAAATTCGTCTATTTTTTCCATGCGACTGGGTGGGAACAGAATGGCGTTCCAAGCTACAAGTTTGTGATGCACTATCGGAGTGGCAAGGAGGAAGAGCTTGAGATGATTTCGGGTTTTAACTCGGATGATTGGTGCCACGATGATGCTGCACTCGAAGACGATAATTCTGTCTGGGGATGGGTTAAGAAGGAAGGCGGTCCTTGTGGACACGCAGGATTAATTACGACAAAGTGGGAAAACCCGCGCCCCGATGATTGGATTGAGACGATAGATGCCGTCTCTTTGGAATTAGGTTCGGTTCCTGTCATTCCGGCGATTACTTTAGGTGAAGCAACACTTGCAGTTGACCCAGCAGAAAAATTGGCTGTTAGGTGGGGAAGCCTAAAAAGTCCACGTGGATTCTAAGAATTGCTTTACTTGTAGGCGAGGTTTTTTGCGGAAATATCCAAGCAAAAACACCTCGCCTATTTTTATGTTGTCGCGTTCCAATAGGGATCATTTATGGTAGGGTGAGCGGGCACCCACAAGGGGTACC
Protein-coding regions in this window:
- a CDS encoding type II toxin-antitoxin system HicB family antitoxin — translated: MIAYKGYIGAVDFDPEIDLFHGTVVNTNEVITFYGASVAELREEMEKSVVGYLEFCRELGITPEKPFLKEILND